One genomic segment of Bacillota bacterium includes these proteins:
- a CDS encoding ABC transporter permease translates to MELVRTALEQGLVYGILAIGVYLTFRVLDFPDLTVDGSFPLGGAVAATLIVGGSDPFIATFVAASSGFIAGITTGILNTKLRISGLLSGILTMTGLYSVNLRVMGRANVALLRQKTVLTMVGDAGLPEDACALAVFLIAAAILSYLIVVFLHTEVGLALRATGDNERMIRSLGVDTDSMKILGLGLSNTLVALSGALVAQFQGFADVGMGIGMVVAGLASVIIGEVVVPPRTVARAVVGAVAGSIVYRFVISFALRAGFAPTDLKLVTAIMVVIALAAPGSALAPALKRHIRLNRSNARGVSGSGVSGVSNADNGSVRVNQEAR, encoded by the coding sequence ATCGAGTTAGTTCGCACCGCGTTGGAACAGGGCCTTGTTTATGGTATCCTCGCTATAGGCGTTTATTTGACATTCCGGGTATTGGATTTTCCAGACCTTACTGTTGATGGCAGTTTTCCACTGGGGGGAGCGGTTGCGGCGACCCTCATCGTAGGGGGATCCGATCCTTTCATCGCTACATTCGTCGCGGCATCATCGGGTTTTATAGCGGGGATCACCACAGGGATTCTCAATACAAAGCTCCGGATATCAGGATTGCTCAGCGGCATTCTGACCATGACCGGACTCTATTCGGTAAACCTCAGGGTAATGGGGCGGGCTAATGTCGCCCTTCTACGCCAGAAAACGGTGCTCACCATGGTTGGTGACGCGGGGTTGCCCGAGGATGCCTGTGCGCTTGCCGTATTCCTTATAGCGGCAGCTATTCTCTCATACTTGATCGTCGTCTTTCTACATACCGAAGTAGGCCTGGCTCTCAGAGCGACCGGCGATAATGAGAGGATGATCCGCAGCCTCGGGGTTGATACAGATTCCATGAAGATCCTGGGGCTGGGCCTTTCCAACACTCTTGTGGCTCTTTCTGGCGCGCTGGTGGCGCAATTTCAAGGGTTTGCTGATGTAGGCATGGGTATCGGAATGGTGGTCGCCGGGCTGGCATCGGTGATCATCGGCGAGGTAGTCGTGCCTCCACGAACAGTCGCTAGAGCTGTGGTAGGCGCAGTGGCCGGCTCCATCGTTTATCGATTTGTCATCTCGTTTGCTCTCAGGGCTGGTTTTGCGCCCACGGATCTCAAGTTGGTGACAGCCATAATGGTCGTCATTGCTCTTGCCGCTCCTGGGTCTGCTCTCGCGCCTGCTCTGAAACGACATATCAGATTGAATAGATCAAATGCCAGGGGTGTATCAGGTTCTGGTGTTTCAGGCGTTTCCAACGCGGATAATGGTAGTGTAAGGGTAAATCAGGAGGCGCGTTAG
- a CDS encoding ABC transporter ATP-binding protein yields MLEVVNLSKVFHTGGSDTTNGEKVAVKNVNFSLEEGEFVTIIGSNGAGKSTLLNIIAGVYYPDAGVMRLDGVDISRVPEYKRARFMARVFQNPGHGTAGSMTIEENLAMAMKRGKRRGLSRGVVSADRKLFREYLALLGLGLEKRLSDPVHLLSGGQRQALTLLMAAMTRPKLLLLDEHTASLDPKTAEQILNLTCRIVKENNLTALMVTHNLRHALDVGTRTFMMHEGEVILDVSGKERKGMTVEDLLDQFAKVRGEQLVEDRLLLA; encoded by the coding sequence ATGCTAGAAGTCGTGAACCTCAGCAAGGTCTTTCATACCGGTGGCAGCGACACGACAAATGGTGAGAAGGTCGCTGTCAAGAATGTGAATTTCAGTCTCGAAGAGGGCGAATTCGTTACGATAATTGGAAGCAACGGGGCTGGAAAGTCTACGCTTCTCAACATTATAGCAGGGGTCTATTACCCTGATGCTGGTGTCATGAGGCTTGACGGCGTCGATATCTCACGGGTTCCTGAATATAAGCGGGCGAGGTTCATGGCGCGGGTTTTCCAGAATCCAGGCCATGGCACCGCAGGATCCATGACGATAGAAGAAAATCTGGCAATGGCAATGAAGCGGGGTAAGCGGCGCGGGCTATCCAGGGGAGTCGTATCTGCTGACAGGAAGTTATTCCGAGAATATCTCGCCCTTCTTGGCCTGGGGCTCGAAAAGCGCCTTTCTGACCCGGTACACCTCCTTTCGGGCGGTCAGCGGCAGGCCTTGACCCTCCTGATGGCGGCCATGACCAGGCCGAAACTATTGCTGCTGGATGAGCATACCGCATCACTGGACCCAAAGACTGCCGAACAGATTTTGAATCTCACTTGCCGCATCGTGAAGGAGAACAATCTCACCGCCCTCATGGTGACCCACAATCTCCGACATGCGCTCGATGTAGGCACAAGGACATTCATGATGCATGAAGGTGAAGTGATCCTCGACGTGTCCGGGAAAGAGCGAAAGGGCATGACTGTGGAGGATCTGCTCGACCAGTTTGCCAAAGTAAGGGGAGAGCAGCTGGTAGAGGACCGATTGCTCCTGGCGTGA